One genomic window of Chthonomonadales bacterium includes the following:
- a CDS encoding 4a-hydroxytetrahydrobiopterin dehydratase has protein sequence MASELAQKKCVPCASGEPPLKGADIARLRGEIGEGWHVVDEHHLEKEYRFTNFRDALAFTNRVGAIAEEEGHHPDIYLAWGKVRLVIWTHKAGGLTENDFILAARADAAL, from the coding sequence ATGGCCAGCGAACTGGCGCAGAAGAAGTGTGTGCCGTGCGCGAGCGGCGAGCCCCCGCTCAAGGGCGCGGACATCGCGCGGCTGCGCGGAGAGATCGGCGAGGGCTGGCACGTCGTCGACGAACACCACCTGGAGAAGGAGTACCGGTTCACCAACTTCCGTGACGCCCTGGCGTTCACCAACCGCGTCGGCGCGATCGCCGAGGAGGAGGGGCATCACCCCGACATCTACCTTGCCTGGGGCAAGGTGCGCCTGGTGATCTGGACACACAAGGCCGGCGGCCTCACCGAGAACGACTTCATCCTCGCGGCCAGGGCCGACGCC
- a CDS encoding FAD-dependent oxidoreductase: protein MKGILRPEHRVLIIGAGPTGLGAAHRLQELGHTSFHVYDRAGQVGGLATSYVDERGFTWDIGGHVQFSHYRYFDDLMDRALKQGWHDHQRESWVWIEGRFVPYPFQNNIRYLNPETRWRCLQGLVQLYKRPFQGKPANFREWITATLGEGLAEVFMVPYNFKVWALPAETMDYNWIGERVAVTDLERVLDNVLHEKDDLSWGPNNTFRFPRHGGTGAIWEGVADLLGRDNITLNAKVSAIDPEARRVRFADGREDGYDHLVSTMPIDRLVNVAGLKHLEEPAGRLRHSSSNIIGIGLAGKPPASLATKCWMYFPEANCPFYRVTVFSNYSPRNVPDIGSQWSLMAEVSESPHKPVNAETLVSDTIEGMYATKLINKSHEVVSSWWYRAAYGYPTPALGRDAALNAIHPELERRGLYSRGRFGGWKYEVSNQDHSLMQGVELIDRLALGVPEVTYWFPGTANNMRYAKQA, encoded by the coding sequence ATGAAGGGGATCCTGAGACCCGAGCATCGCGTGCTCATCATCGGCGCCGGACCCACCGGGCTCGGCGCCGCCCACCGCCTTCAGGAGCTCGGGCACACGAGCTTCCACGTGTATGACCGCGCGGGCCAGGTGGGCGGATTGGCCACCTCGTACGTGGACGAGCGCGGCTTCACCTGGGACATCGGCGGACACGTGCAGTTCTCGCACTACCGCTACTTCGACGACCTCATGGATCGCGCCCTTAAGCAGGGCTGGCACGACCACCAGCGCGAGTCGTGGGTATGGATCGAGGGGCGCTTCGTGCCCTACCCGTTCCAGAACAACATTCGGTACCTGAACCCGGAGACGCGCTGGAGGTGCCTTCAGGGGCTCGTGCAGCTCTACAAGCGTCCCTTTCAAGGCAAGCCGGCCAACTTCCGCGAGTGGATCACAGCCACGTTGGGCGAGGGCCTCGCCGAGGTGTTCATGGTCCCCTACAACTTCAAGGTGTGGGCCCTTCCCGCCGAGACGATGGACTACAACTGGATCGGTGAGCGCGTGGCCGTCACCGACCTCGAGCGCGTGCTCGACAACGTGCTTCACGAGAAAGACGACCTCTCCTGGGGCCCAAACAACACGTTTCGGTTCCCCCGCCACGGCGGCACGGGCGCCATCTGGGAGGGGGTGGCCGACCTGCTCGGGCGCGACAACATCACGCTCAACGCGAAGGTGAGCGCCATCGACCCCGAGGCCCGCCGCGTGCGATTCGCCGACGGCCGCGAGGACGGCTACGACCACCTGGTCTCAACGATGCCGATCGACCGGCTGGTGAACGTGGCCGGGCTCAAGCACCTGGAGGAACCGGCCGGCCGGCTGCGGCACAGCAGCTCCAACATCATCGGCATCGGGCTCGCCGGCAAGCCGCCCGCCAGCCTCGCCACGAAGTGCTGGATGTACTTCCCGGAGGCCAACTGCCCGTTCTACCGGGTAACCGTGTTCTCCAACTACTCGCCCAGGAACGTGCCGGACATCGGGAGCCAGTGGTCGCTGATGGCCGAGGTCTCCGAGTCGCCGCACAAGCCGGTGAACGCCGAGACGCTCGTTTCCGACACCATCGAGGGGATGTACGCCACCAAGCTGATCAACAAGTCGCACGAGGTGGTCTCGTCCTGGTGGTACCGCGCGGCCTACGGCTACCCCACGCCCGCGCTCGGCCGCGACGCCGCGCTCAACGCCATCCACCCGGAGTTGGAGCGCCGAGGACTCTACTCGCGCGGACGCTTTGGCGGCTGGAAGTACGAGGTCTCCAACCAGGACCACTCGCTGATGCAGGGTGTGGAGCTGATCGACCGCCTGGCGCTTGGCGTGCCGGAGGTGACCTACTGGTTCCCGGGCACGGCGAACAACATGCGTTACGCCAAGCAGGCGTGA
- a CDS encoding glycosyltransferase, with product MHDLDLVVASHLRWSFVWQRPQQLLSRLARHHRVLFVEEPALSLDGEHQSPVLQEVLPNVTVLTPLVPESECDGVPLWLWPCRARIARQTREAMDALGLRRRVLWFYTPTPEFMVSVVEPDMVVCDVMDELASFRYAPPELREREERLLRRAAVVFTGGASLYDAKRRHNSNTHLFASGVDGAHYSAACRPETRTPDWMEGIGGPRATYIGVIDERLDYEIIAEAARALPEVQFLMCGPVVKVDPADLPRASNLHYPGQQAYADLPRILKGTDVCLMPFARNEATRFISPTKTLEYMATHRPIVSTPITDVERFYSDIVYLADTPGTFAARIGEALAEPAQVRARKSAREEKILAEHAWDAIAENMETCMAQAYAGITAGRGGPAAAARETVRASAPPVVGARRVASVPRRPISAAQGGPPGAK from the coding sequence ATGCACGACCTTGACCTCGTGGTCGCCTCACACCTCCGATGGAGCTTCGTCTGGCAGCGGCCTCAGCAGCTTCTGTCGCGCCTGGCAAGGCATCACCGTGTCCTCTTTGTGGAGGAGCCCGCCCTCTCGCTGGATGGCGAGCACCAGAGCCCCGTACTGCAGGAGGTCCTACCGAACGTCACCGTGCTCACGCCGCTTGTACCGGAGTCGGAATGCGATGGCGTGCCGCTGTGGCTCTGGCCCTGCCGCGCGCGCATCGCCCGGCAGACGCGCGAGGCGATGGACGCGTTGGGCCTTCGTCGGCGCGTGCTCTGGTTCTACACGCCGACCCCGGAGTTCATGGTGAGCGTCGTGGAGCCCGACATGGTGGTCTGCGACGTGATGGACGAGCTCGCCAGCTTCCGCTACGCGCCGCCCGAGCTTCGCGAGCGCGAGGAGCGGCTGCTGCGTCGCGCCGCCGTGGTCTTCACCGGCGGCGCCAGCCTCTACGATGCCAAGAGGAGGCATAACTCGAACACGCACCTGTTCGCCAGCGGCGTGGACGGGGCGCACTACTCTGCGGCATGCCGCCCCGAGACGCGCACGCCGGACTGGATGGAGGGCATCGGCGGCCCGCGCGCGACCTACATCGGAGTGATCGACGAGCGGCTGGACTACGAGATCATCGCAGAGGCCGCACGCGCGCTCCCGGAGGTCCAGTTCCTGATGTGCGGCCCCGTGGTCAAGGTCGATCCGGCCGACCTACCCCGGGCGTCGAACCTGCACTATCCCGGACAGCAGGCATACGCCGATCTGCCGCGAATACTGAAGGGAACCGACGTCTGCCTGATGCCTTTCGCGCGCAACGAGGCGACGCGGTTCATCAGCCCGACCAAGACCCTCGAGTACATGGCGACACACCGACCCATCGTCTCGACGCCGATCACGGATGTGGAGCGCTTCTACAGCGACATCGTCTATCTGGCCGACACTCCGGGGACATTCGCCGCGCGCATTGGCGAGGCCCTGGCGGAGCCAGCCCAGGTGCGTGCCCGCAAGAGCGCCCGCGAGGAGAAGATCCTGGCGGAACATGCGTGGGACGCGATCGCGGAGAACATGGAAACCTGCATGGCGCAGGCCTACGCCGGCATCACCGCCGGCCGTGGCGGTCCGGCCGCGGCCGCTCGAGAGACGGTCCGCGCCTCCGCGCCGCCGGTCGTCGGCGCCCGGCGCGTGGCGAGCGTGCCACGGCGCCCTATTTCCGCCGCGCAGGGCGGCCCTCCAGGAGCGAAATAG